Proteins from one Streptomyces sp. NBC_00289 genomic window:
- a CDS encoding exodeoxyribonuclease VII small subunit, which produces MTSKVDGTAVSEALGYEQARDELIEVVRRLEAGGTTLEESLALWERGEELAKVCRRWLDGARARLDAALAEEEEAAGAGDSE; this is translated from the coding sequence ATGACCAGCAAGGTGGACGGGACCGCGGTGAGCGAGGCCCTCGGGTACGAGCAGGCGCGGGACGAGCTGATCGAGGTCGTACGGCGGCTGGAGGCCGGCGGTACGACGCTGGAGGAGTCGCTGGCGCTCTGGGAGCGGGGCGAGGAGCTGGCGAAGGTGTGCCGGCGGTGGCTGGACGGGGCGCGAGCGCGGCTGGACGCGGCGCTGGCCGAGGAGGAGGAAGCGGCGGGGGCCGGGGACTCCGAGTAG
- the xseA gene encoding exodeoxyribonuclease VII large subunit — translation MAVNTSPESALPVGEVSRLIGGWIDRLGAVWVEGQITQLSRRPGAGVVFLTLRDPSYDISVSVTCYRQVFDAVADVVSEGARVVVLAKPEWYAPRGQLSLRATEIKPVGVGELLARLEQLKKSLAAEGLFSPERKKALPFLPQLVGLVCGRASAAERDVLENARHRWPAVRFEVRNVPVQGVHAVPQVVQAVKELDALDEVDVIIVARGGGSVEDLLPFSDEQLVRAVAACRTPVVSAIGHEPDNPLLDHVADLRASTPTDAAKKVVPDVGEEYERVRLLRNRARRCAEALVEREERGLAHALGRPAMQDPHRMIDERADHVVSLLDRGRRTLGHLLDRADSELAHTRARVVALSPAATLKRGYAVLQRADGHAVRDPGEVTADETLRARVAEGEFSVRVDA, via the coding sequence ATGGCTGTCAACACGTCCCCCGAATCCGCCCTGCCCGTCGGTGAGGTGTCGCGGCTCATCGGAGGGTGGATCGACCGGCTCGGCGCGGTGTGGGTCGAGGGGCAGATCACCCAGTTGTCGCGGCGGCCGGGCGCGGGCGTGGTGTTCCTGACGCTGCGCGACCCGTCGTACGACATCTCGGTGAGCGTGACCTGCTATCGGCAGGTCTTCGACGCGGTCGCCGACGTGGTCAGCGAGGGTGCGCGGGTCGTCGTACTGGCGAAGCCCGAGTGGTATGCCCCGCGCGGGCAGCTGTCCCTGCGGGCCACGGAGATAAAGCCGGTCGGGGTGGGGGAACTGCTCGCGCGGCTGGAGCAGTTGAAGAAGTCGCTCGCCGCGGAGGGGCTGTTCTCGCCCGAGCGGAAGAAGGCCCTGCCGTTTTTGCCCCAGCTCGTCGGGCTGGTCTGCGGCCGGGCCTCCGCCGCGGAGCGTGACGTGCTGGAGAACGCCCGCCACCGCTGGCCCGCCGTCCGCTTCGAGGTGCGCAACGTTCCCGTGCAGGGCGTGCACGCGGTGCCGCAGGTCGTCCAGGCCGTCAAGGAACTCGACGCGCTCGACGAGGTGGACGTGATCATCGTCGCGCGCGGGGGCGGAAGCGTGGAGGACCTGCTGCCGTTCTCCGACGAGCAGCTGGTCCGGGCGGTCGCGGCCTGCCGTACGCCCGTGGTCTCCGCGATCGGGCACGAGCCGGACAACCCGCTGCTCGACCACGTGGCCGACCTGCGGGCCTCGACGCCCACGGACGCCGCGAAGAAGGTCGTACCGGATGTCGGCGAGGAGTACGAGCGTGTCCGGCTGCTGCGAAACCGTGCGCGGCGCTGCGCTGAGGCGCTCGTCGAGCGGGAGGAGCGGGGCCTCGCCCATGCGCTGGGCCGGCCGGCGATGCAGGATCCGCACCGGATGATCGACGAGCGGGCCGACCATGTGGTGTCCCTCCTCGACCGCGGCCGTCGCACCCTCGGTCATCTGCTGGACCGCGCCGACTCGGAGCTGGCGCACACCCGGGCTCGCGTGGTGGCCCTTTCCCCCGCGGCGACCCTGAAGCGGGGCTACGCGGTGCTCCAGCGGGCCGACGGCCACGCGGTCCGTGACCCCGGCGAGGTCACGGCGGACGAGACGCTGCGCGCGCGGGTCGCCGAGGGCGAGTTCTCCGTACGAGTCGATGCATAG
- a CDS encoding DNA-binding protein encodes MARRRLSHEGTLVLDSEGLSKLLADDEQVVALIAEARSRGMEVVISALAIIEAVHARTNKSRLNWVLSGLRVVPVGDEEARAASKLLMNAGLHGHKYAIDAAFAEAALRQHRPVVILTSDIDDMAKLCGERVRLVAV; translated from the coding sequence GTGGCCCGCCGCAGGTTGAGTCACGAGGGGACGCTGGTCCTCGACAGCGAGGGACTCTCGAAACTGCTCGCCGACGACGAGCAGGTGGTGGCTTTGATCGCTGAGGCGCGCTCGCGCGGCATGGAGGTCGTGATCAGTGCGCTCGCCATCATCGAAGCCGTCCACGCTCGTACGAACAAGTCCCGCCTGAACTGGGTGCTTTCCGGGCTGCGGGTCGTCCCAGTCGGCGACGAGGAGGCGAGGGCGGCCTCGAAGTTGCTGATGAATGCCGGGTTGCACGGACACAAGTACGCGATCGATGCGGCCTTCGCCGAGGCCGCGCTGCGACAGCACCGCCCCGTGGTCATACTGACGTCCGATATTGACGACATGGCCAAGCTGTGCGGCGAGAGGGTCCGGCTCGTGGCGGTGTGA
- a CDS encoding DUF6542 domain-containing protein, whose product MEQHRTRPPQDRPPRGTPPLPPQAQRRPAAARRPSPAPAGTVRRLPNPRLTGLGGGLFCGALMFVIGCLDAALFGASPTVYGVLFLPVCAVTALWLRKGDLLTAPVVVPLAFALGLLPVADSAGGLTGRLVGLFTALATQAGWLYGGTLVAGVVAVVRRAQLANRRSPRGRPPA is encoded by the coding sequence GTGGAGCAACACAGGACGCGACCCCCGCAGGACCGGCCGCCGCGCGGCACCCCGCCGCTGCCCCCGCAGGCGCAGCGCCGCCCGGCGGCCGCCCGACGGCCCTCTCCCGCACCGGCCGGGACGGTACGGCGGCTGCCGAACCCCCGGCTGACCGGGCTGGGCGGTGGTCTCTTCTGCGGGGCGCTGATGTTCGTGATCGGCTGCCTCGACGCGGCACTGTTCGGGGCGTCGCCGACCGTGTACGGGGTGCTGTTCCTGCCGGTGTGCGCGGTGACCGCCCTGTGGCTGCGCAAGGGTGATCTGCTGACGGCACCGGTCGTCGTGCCGCTCGCCTTCGCGCTGGGGCTGCTTCCCGTGGCCGACAGCGCCGGGGGGCTCACGGGACGGCTGGTGGGGCTCTTCACGGCGCTCGCCACCCAGGCCGGATGGCTGTACGGCGGGACGCTCGTCGCCGGGGTCGTCGCGGTGGTGCGCAGGGCGCAGCTCGCGAACCGCCGCTCCCCACGCGGCCGTCCGCCCGCGTGA
- the ppgK gene encoding polyphosphate--glucose phosphotransferase, producing MQIFGVDIGGSGIKGAPVDLDRGDLAEERCKVLTPHPATPDGVADGVRQVVEHFGWTGPVGLTFPGVVTGGATIRTAANVDKSWIDTDAGALFRDRLGGLPVTVVNDADAAGVAEMNFGAGRGRRGTVILLTFGTGIGSALFIDGTLVPNTELGHLELHGHDAEKRASSKAKDDAELTWEHWAHRVQKYLAHVEMLFSPELFIIGGGVSRKSEKFLHFIEGIKAEIVPAQLQNNAGIVGAAMHAAHEH from the coding sequence ATGCAGATCTTCGGCGTGGACATCGGTGGATCCGGGATCAAGGGCGCCCCGGTGGACCTGGACAGGGGCGATCTCGCGGAGGAGCGCTGCAAAGTGCTCACTCCGCACCCGGCCACACCCGACGGCGTGGCCGACGGCGTGCGGCAGGTCGTCGAGCACTTCGGCTGGACCGGGCCGGTCGGGCTCACGTTCCCGGGCGTGGTCACCGGCGGAGCCACGATCCGTACGGCGGCCAATGTCGACAAGAGCTGGATCGACACCGACGCGGGCGCGTTGTTCCGCGACCGCCTGGGCGGCCTCCCGGTGACGGTCGTCAACGACGCGGACGCGGCCGGTGTCGCCGAGATGAACTTCGGCGCGGGCCGGGGCCGCCGCGGCACGGTGATCCTGCTCACCTTCGGCACCGGCATCGGCAGCGCCCTGTTCATCGACGGCACGCTCGTCCCCAACACCGAGCTGGGCCACCTCGAACTGCACGGCCACGACGCGGAGAAGCGCGCCTCCAGCAAGGCCAAGGACGACGCCGAACTGACGTGGGAGCACTGGGCCCACCGCGTCCAGAAGTACCTCGCCCATGTGGAGATGCTGTTCTCGCCCGAGCTGTTCATCATCGGCGGCGGCGTCAGCCGTAAGTCCGAGAAGTTCCTGCACTTCATCGAGGGCATCAAGGCGGAGATCGTCCCGGCGCAGCTGCAGAACAACGCCGGGATCGTCGGAGCGGCCATGCACGCGGCGCACGAGCACTAG
- a CDS encoding BTAD domain-containing putative transcriptional regulator, translating into MENEEGKRPQAIRFNVLGPLEGWSGSARLHLGGAVQERVLATLLLEPNRLVPVSRLVQAVWSDASPPTAAHQVRKAVAHLRRRVPGGHGLILTEGPGYRVSVDATGLDLLEFTGHTATASRAVAEGRAADAVAALRHALALWRDTVLSGMDGPVIEAAATALSERHLAAAEQLLELRLGLGEAADLIADLRHLISQHPLRETLRGHLMLALYRSGRQAEALEEYGKVRELLAEELGIDPGRTLTRLYEGILREAPELAAPERPVPPVAPAPRPEPARLPEPAPAPAFAPDPPPGAGSPSPASPPAASAATAPPAPCTLPYDLSDFTGRREDLAALLACIHRKNDSAVVSGHAAGAARPHAADTHPQRTTMVAIDGMGGSGKTSLAVRAARQVAHLFPDGQLHIDLHGFTPGERSVTPASALDSLLRAVGTPADRIPDDAEGRAALWRSTLADRRVLLLLDNAHDAAQIIPLLPPADGCLVMVTSRSRLFDLDGAEWISIGPMPHEDGEQLLTEMLGTARVAAEPEATAELVELCGRLPLALRIVAARLRNRPRWTVRYLADRLNDETRRLEELSVGERSVAATLRLSYQAMDEEHRAAFRMLSLHPGSDFDAHSTAALLGRDPHGSEAILERLLDVHLLQQPDMGLYRFHDLVRNFAQSQRGPATELDDSEAVERLLDYYLAASEEACQLLFPGRKRSATGIPPLLRALPPLPDPERAAQWFDREHSSLLFAVTLADRHGLDRHTVALTRNIVFQLNARGRFEDFRDLSQIAVAAARRIEDLALLGVSLSNLGVACWKLGHFDEGIEVVGEGRDIARRLGDKQTEAHSESTIGLLLTVLGQHAEAVSHLERAIALERELGIPQAEAQTLTNLSTLHEQQGRYEEAAEAARQALAIHHTVDDRDNEVMALTDLAFAHVGLGEFEDAHDCLERARDRCDDFSPPGDFALVLALSADVDQCLGRCAEVEARAELALRLADASDSPTRQAKVENLVGRLHLRRGEYDQALALHTHADKLASAICYRAEQARALTGMAAAAEALGDPAEAATHRTAAAALFTFMGTPPYPSPTPPRTPPPFPHQARSSATAPAETPQGIA; encoded by the coding sequence GTGGAGAACGAGGAAGGCAAGCGGCCGCAGGCGATACGCTTCAACGTCCTTGGCCCACTGGAGGGTTGGTCCGGGTCCGCCAGGCTTCATCTCGGCGGTGCGGTGCAGGAACGCGTGCTGGCCACGCTGTTGCTGGAACCGAACAGACTTGTACCGGTCAGCCGCCTTGTTCAGGCCGTCTGGAGCGACGCGTCCCCGCCGACCGCCGCGCACCAGGTCCGCAAGGCCGTCGCCCACCTGCGCCGGCGCGTTCCCGGCGGGCACGGGCTGATCCTCACCGAGGGCCCCGGATACCGCGTTTCGGTCGACGCCACCGGGCTCGACCTCCTCGAGTTCACCGGACACACCGCCACCGCGAGCCGTGCCGTCGCCGAGGGGCGCGCCGCCGACGCCGTCGCCGCGCTGCGCCACGCCCTCGCCCTCTGGCGCGACACCGTGCTGTCCGGCATGGACGGCCCGGTGATCGAGGCCGCCGCGACCGCGCTCAGCGAGCGGCACCTCGCCGCCGCCGAGCAGCTCCTGGAACTCCGCCTGGGCCTCGGGGAGGCCGCCGACCTCATCGCGGACCTCCGCCACCTGATCTCGCAGCACCCGCTGCGCGAGACCCTGCGCGGCCATCTGATGCTCGCCCTGTACCGCAGCGGCCGCCAGGCCGAGGCGCTGGAGGAGTACGGCAAGGTCCGCGAACTCCTCGCCGAGGAACTCGGCATAGACCCGGGCCGCACACTGACCCGCCTCTACGAGGGCATCCTGCGCGAGGCTCCCGAACTCGCGGCCCCCGAGCGGCCCGTGCCCCCGGTGGCCCCGGCCCCGCGGCCCGAGCCCGCCCGACTCCCCGAGCCCGCACCGGCACCCGCGTTCGCGCCGGATCCGCCCCCCGGTGCCGGCTCGCCCTCGCCGGCCTCACCGCCCGCCGCCTCGGCCGCCACCGCGCCGCCCGCTCCCTGCACCCTCCCCTACGATCTGTCCGACTTCACGGGCCGCCGCGAGGACCTCGCCGCCCTGCTTGCCTGCATCCACCGCAAGAACGATTCTGCTGTCGTATCGGGACATGCGGCGGGCGCGGCGCGTCCCCACGCGGCGGACACGCACCCGCAACGCACCACGATGGTCGCCATCGACGGCATGGGCGGCAGCGGCAAGACCTCTCTCGCCGTGCGCGCCGCCCGGCAGGTCGCCCACCTGTTCCCCGACGGCCAACTCCACATAGACCTGCACGGATTCACCCCCGGCGAGCGCTCCGTCACCCCGGCATCCGCTCTCGACAGCCTGCTGCGCGCGGTCGGCACACCCGCCGATCGCATACCCGACGACGCCGAGGGCCGCGCCGCGCTCTGGCGGTCCACCCTCGCCGACCGCCGCGTACTGCTCCTCCTCGACAACGCGCACGACGCCGCCCAGATCATCCCCCTCCTCCCGCCCGCCGACGGGTGCCTGGTCATGGTCACGAGCCGGTCCCGCCTGTTCGACCTCGACGGCGCCGAATGGATCTCCATCGGCCCCATGCCCCATGAGGACGGCGAACAGCTCCTCACCGAAATGCTCGGCACCGCCCGCGTCGCCGCGGAACCGGAGGCGACGGCCGAACTGGTCGAACTCTGCGGCCGGCTCCCCCTCGCCCTGCGCATCGTCGCCGCGCGTCTGCGCAACCGGCCCCGGTGGACCGTCCGGTACCTCGCCGACCGCCTGAACGACGAGACCCGCCGGCTGGAGGAACTCAGCGTCGGCGAACGCAGCGTCGCCGCCACCCTGCGCCTGTCGTACCAGGCGATGGACGAGGAACACCGCGCCGCCTTCCGGATGCTGAGCCTGCACCCCGGCTCCGACTTCGACGCCCATTCCACGGCCGCCCTCCTCGGCCGGGACCCGCACGGCTCCGAGGCCATACTCGAGCGCCTCCTGGACGTCCATCTCCTCCAGCAGCCGGACATGGGTCTCTACCGATTCCACGACCTGGTACGGAACTTCGCCCAGAGCCAGCGCGGACCGGCCACCGAACTCGACGACTCCGAGGCCGTCGAACGCCTCCTCGACTACTACCTGGCCGCCTCCGAGGAGGCCTGCCAACTCCTCTTCCCCGGCCGCAAACGCAGCGCCACCGGCATCCCCCCTTTACTCCGCGCCCTGCCTCCCCTCCCGGACCCGGAACGCGCCGCCCAGTGGTTCGACCGCGAGCACAGCAGCCTGCTCTTCGCCGTCACCCTGGCCGACCGCCACGGCCTCGACCGCCACACCGTCGCGCTCACCCGGAACATCGTCTTCCAGCTCAACGCGCGTGGACGGTTCGAGGACTTCCGGGATCTCAGCCAGATCGCGGTCGCCGCCGCCCGCCGCATCGAGGACCTCGCCCTGCTCGGCGTCAGCCTCTCCAACCTCGGCGTCGCCTGCTGGAAACTCGGTCACTTCGACGAGGGCATCGAGGTCGTCGGCGAGGGCCGCGACATCGCCCGGCGTCTGGGCGACAAGCAGACCGAGGCCCACAGCGAGTCCACCATCGGTCTGCTCCTGACCGTGCTCGGCCAGCACGCCGAGGCCGTGTCCCACCTGGAACGCGCCATCGCGCTGGAACGCGAACTGGGCATCCCCCAGGCCGAGGCCCAGACCCTCACCAACCTCAGCACCCTGCACGAACAGCAGGGCAGATACGAGGAGGCCGCCGAGGCCGCCCGCCAGGCCCTGGCGATCCACCACACCGTCGACGACCGCGACAACGAAGTCATGGCCCTCACCGACCTGGCCTTCGCCCACGTCGGCCTCGGCGAGTTCGAGGACGCCCACGACTGCCTGGAACGCGCTCGCGACCGCTGCGACGACTTCAGCCCGCCCGGCGACTTCGCCCTGGTCCTCGCGCTCTCCGCCGACGTCGACCAGTGCCTCGGCCGGTGCGCCGAGGTCGAGGCCAGGGCCGAACTCGCCCTCCGCCTGGCCGACGCGAGCGACAGCCCCACCCGCCAGGCCAAGGTCGAGAACCTCGTCGGCCGGCTCCACCTGCGCCGCGGCGAGTACGACCAGGCCCTCGCCCTGCACACCCATGCCGACAAACTGGCCTCGGCGATCTGCTACCGCGCCGAACAGGCCCGCGCCCTCACCGGCATGGCCGCGGCCGCCGAAGCCCTGGGCGACCCGGCCGAGGCCGCCACCCACCGCACGGCCGCGGCCGCCCTCTTCACCTTCATGGGCACACCGCCGTATCCGAGCCCGACACCGCCGCGGACGCCTCCCCCGTTCCCGCACCAGGCGCGGTCGTCGGCCACGGCACCGGCCGAGACACCCCAGGGAATCGCCTGA
- a CDS encoding 4-hydroxy-3-methylbut-2-enyl diphosphate reductase, with protein MVAMTASPGRRVLLAAPRGYCAGVDRAVIAVEKALEQYGAPVYVRHEIVHNKYVVQTLEKKGAVFVERTEEVPPGNIVMFSAHGVAPVVHEEAERGRLATIDATCPLVTKVHKEAVRFAGEDYDILLIGHEGHEEVIGTSGEAPDHITLVDGPEDVAKVEVRDPSRVVWLSQTTLSVDETMETVDALKEKFPQLISPPSDDICYATQNRQLAVKQMGAEAELVIVVGSRNSSNSKRLVEVAKLAGSREAYLVDFADEIEEAWLEGVSTVGVTSGASVPELLVEQVLEWLSQRGFEDVEIVKAAEESITFSLPKELRRDLREEAAALVAERGGSGTARDVGDLPG; from the coding sequence ATGGTTGCCATGACTGCTTCGCCTGGCCGCCGTGTCCTGCTCGCCGCCCCCCGGGGCTACTGCGCGGGCGTGGACCGCGCCGTGATCGCCGTCGAGAAAGCCCTGGAGCAGTACGGGGCTCCCGTCTACGTCCGGCACGAGATCGTCCACAACAAGTACGTCGTGCAGACCCTGGAGAAGAAGGGCGCCGTCTTCGTCGAACGGACCGAGGAGGTCCCGCCGGGGAACATCGTCATGTTCTCCGCGCACGGCGTCGCCCCCGTCGTGCACGAAGAGGCCGAGCGGGGCCGGCTCGCCACCATCGACGCGACCTGCCCGCTGGTCACCAAGGTCCACAAGGAAGCCGTCCGCTTCGCCGGCGAGGACTACGACATCCTCCTGATCGGACACGAGGGCCACGAGGAGGTCATCGGCACCTCCGGCGAGGCCCCGGACCACATCACGCTGGTCGACGGCCCCGAGGACGTGGCGAAGGTCGAGGTCCGCGACCCGTCCCGGGTCGTCTGGCTCTCGCAGACCACCCTCTCGGTCGACGAGACCATGGAGACGGTCGACGCCCTCAAGGAGAAGTTCCCACAGCTGATCTCGCCGCCCAGCGACGACATCTGCTACGCCACCCAGAACCGCCAGCTGGCGGTGAAGCAGATGGGTGCCGAGGCCGAGCTGGTGATCGTGGTCGGCTCCCGCAACTCCTCCAACTCCAAGCGGCTCGTCGAGGTCGCCAAGCTCGCCGGCTCGCGCGAGGCGTACCTCGTGGACTTCGCCGACGAGATCGAGGAGGCCTGGCTGGAGGGCGTGTCCACGGTGGGCGTGACCTCGGGCGCCTCGGTCCCCGAACTCCTCGTCGAGCAGGTCCTGGAGTGGCTGTCGCAGCGCGGGTTCGAGGACGTGGAGATCGTCAAGGCGGCCGAGGAGTCGATCACCTTCTCGCTGCCCAAGGAACTGCGGCGGGACCTGCGCGAGGAGGCGGCGGCCCTGGTCGCGGAGCGTGGCGGATCCGGCACCGCGCGGGACGTAGGGGACCTCCCCGGATGA
- the ychF gene encoding redox-regulated ATPase YchF, which yields MSLTIGIVGLPNVGKSTLFNALTKNDVLAANYPFATIEPNVGVVGVPDERLTKLAEIFGSQRILPATVDFVDIAGIVRGASEGEGLGNKFLANIRESDAICQVIRAFKDENVVHVDGKVSPKDDIETINTELILADLQTIEKVLPRLQKESRIKKDIGPKVKAVEEAKEILEKGDTLYTHGILQGSERAELLHDLHLLTTKPFLYVFNVDEDELTDDTFKDEQRALVAPAEAIFLNAKLESELVELDEEDAMELLQSVGVEEPGLATLAHVGFDTLGLQTYLTAGPKESRAWTIRKGATAPEAAGVIHTDFQKGFIKAEVISFADLVETGSVAEARAKGKARMEGKDYVMQDGDVVEFRFNV from the coding sequence GTGTCGCTCACGATCGGAATCGTCGGTCTGCCGAATGTCGGCAAGTCGACCCTGTTCAACGCCCTGACCAAGAACGACGTGCTGGCGGCCAACTACCCGTTCGCCACGATCGAGCCGAACGTCGGCGTCGTGGGCGTCCCGGACGAGCGCCTCACCAAGTTGGCCGAGATCTTCGGTTCCCAGCGGATCCTCCCCGCCACCGTCGACTTCGTCGACATCGCGGGCATCGTGCGCGGCGCCAGCGAGGGTGAGGGCCTCGGCAACAAGTTCCTCGCCAACATCCGCGAGTCCGACGCGATCTGCCAGGTCATCCGCGCCTTCAAGGACGAGAACGTCGTCCACGTCGACGGCAAGGTCTCGCCCAAGGACGACATCGAGACGATCAACACCGAGCTGATCCTCGCCGACCTCCAGACCATCGAGAAGGTCCTCCCGCGCCTCCAGAAGGAGTCCCGGATCAAGAAGGACATCGGGCCGAAGGTGAAGGCCGTCGAGGAGGCCAAGGAGATCCTGGAGAAGGGCGACACGCTCTACACGCACGGCATCCTCCAGGGCAGCGAGCGCGCCGAGCTCCTCCACGATCTGCACCTGCTGACCACGAAGCCCTTCCTGTACGTCTTCAACGTCGACGAGGACGAGCTGACCGACGACACCTTCAAGGACGAGCAGCGCGCCCTGGTCGCCCCCGCCGAGGCGATCTTCCTGAACGCCAAGCTGGAGTCGGAGCTCGTCGAACTCGACGAGGAGGACGCGATGGAACTCCTCCAGTCGGTCGGCGTCGAGGAGCCGGGCCTGGCCACCCTCGCCCACGTCGGCTTCGACACCCTCGGCCTGCAGACCTACCTGACGGCCGGCCCCAAGGAGTCCCGCGCCTGGACCATCAGGAAGGGCGCCACCGCCCCCGAGGCCGCCGGTGTCATCCACACCGACTTCCAGAAGGGCTTCATCAAGGCCGAGGTCATCTCCTTCGCCGACCTGGTCGAGACGGGCTCGGTCGCCGAGGCCCGCGCCAAGGGCAAGGCCCGCATGGAGGGCAAGGACTACGTGATGCAGGACGGCGACGTCGTGGAGTTCAGGTTCAACGTCTAG